The Streptomyces sp. NBC_01275 genome has a segment encoding these proteins:
- a CDS encoding dipeptidase, with protein MSHPVDSAVSAVRTYIEQHRAAFLDDLAEWLRIPSVSAQPDHAPDVRRSADWLAAKLKETGFPTAEVWQTPGAPAVYAEWPSGDPAAPTVLVYGHHDVQPAAREDGWHTDPFEPVVRENRLYARGAADDKGQVFFHTLGVRAHLAATGRTAPAVNLKLLIEGEEESSSPNFRALVEEQAERLAADAVIVSDTGMWSEDTPTVCTGMRGLAECEIRLSGPDQDIHSGSFGGAVPNPATAAARLVAALHDEHARVAVPGFYDGIVELTDRERELFAELPFDEDQWLRTARSHATHGEAGHTTLERIWARPTAEVNGIGGGYQGPGSKTIIPSSAFVKLSFRLVAGQDPEQVEKAVRAWAAAQVPAGVRHEIAFSPATRPCLTPLDHPALQSVVRAMGRAFEGPVRFTREGGSGPAADLQEVLGAPVLFLGVSVPSDGWHAPNEKVELDLLLKGVETTAYLWGDLAENWRHAP; from the coding sequence ATGAGCCATCCCGTTGACAGTGCCGTCAGCGCCGTCCGCACGTACATCGAGCAGCACCGCGCCGCCTTCCTCGACGACCTCGCCGAGTGGCTGCGCATTCCGTCGGTGTCGGCGCAGCCCGACCACGCCCCCGACGTACGGCGCAGTGCGGACTGGCTCGCCGCCAAGCTGAAGGAGACGGGCTTCCCGACCGCCGAGGTCTGGCAGACGCCCGGTGCGCCCGCCGTCTACGCGGAGTGGCCCTCCGGCGATCCCGCGGCGCCCACCGTCCTGGTCTACGGCCACCACGACGTGCAGCCCGCCGCCCGCGAGGACGGCTGGCACACCGACCCCTTCGAGCCCGTCGTCCGCGAGAACCGCCTCTACGCGCGCGGGGCGGCCGACGACAAGGGCCAGGTGTTCTTCCACACCCTCGGCGTCCGCGCCCACCTCGCCGCCACCGGCCGCACCGCCCCGGCGGTCAACCTCAAGCTGCTGATCGAGGGCGAGGAGGAGTCCAGCTCCCCGAACTTCCGCGCCTTGGTCGAGGAGCAGGCGGAGCGACTCGCCGCCGACGCCGTGATCGTCTCCGACACCGGCATGTGGTCCGAGGACACCCCCACGGTGTGCACGGGCATGCGCGGTCTCGCGGAGTGCGAGATCCGGCTGTCCGGCCCCGACCAGGACATCCACTCCGGCTCCTTCGGCGGCGCCGTGCCCAACCCGGCCACCGCGGCCGCCCGCCTCGTCGCCGCGCTGCACGACGAGCACGCGCGCGTCGCCGTCCCCGGCTTCTACGACGGCATCGTCGAACTGACCGACCGCGAGCGGGAGCTCTTCGCCGAGCTGCCCTTCGACGAGGACCAGTGGCTGCGCACCGCCAGGTCCCACGCCACCCACGGCGAGGCCGGGCACACCACCCTGGAGCGCATCTGGGCCCGCCCCACCGCCGAGGTCAACGGCATCGGCGGCGGCTACCAGGGCCCCGGCAGCAAGACGATCATCCCGTCCTCGGCCTTCGTGAAGCTGTCCTTCCGGCTGGTCGCGGGCCAGGACCCCGAGCAGGTCGAGAAGGCCGTCCGCGCCTGGGCCGCCGCGCAGGTGCCCGCCGGCGTCCGCCACGAGATCGCCTTCAGCCCCGCCACGCGCCCGTGCCTGACCCCGCTGGACCACCCCGCCCTGCAGTCCGTGGTCCGCGCCATGGGTCGCGCCTTCGAAGGCCCCGTCCGTTTCACCCGCGAGGGCGGCTCAGGACCGGCCGCCGACCTCCAGGAAGTCCTCGGCGCTCCCGTCCTCTTCCTGGGCGTCTCCGTCCCCTCGGACGGCTGGCACGCCCCGAACGAGAAGGTCGAGCTGGACCTCCTCCTCAAGGGCGTCGAGACCACCGCGTACCTCTGGGGCGACCTGGCGGAGAACTGGCGCCATGCGCCCTGA
- the nudC gene encoding NAD(+) diphosphatase, which translates to MTTWTDQNADLPISLTAPSGIDRAAHHRLDEAWLAAAWSHPTTRCFVVSGGQVLIDETPEGRTELVMTPSFEAPLTEAHRYFLGADDDGVSYFALQKDALPGRIDQSARPAGLREAGLLLSPRDTGLMVHAVALENWQRLHRFCSRCGERTVIAAAGHIRRCPACGAEHYPRTDPAVIMAVTDDEDRILLGRQVHWPEGRFSTLAGFVEPGESIEQSVRREVFEEAGVTVGQVDYIASQPWPFPSSLMLGFMARATSTDINVDGDEIHEARWFSRDELGAAFESGEVLPPYGISIAARLIELWYGKPLPTRSFI; encoded by the coding sequence GTGACCACCTGGACCGATCAGAACGCCGACCTACCCATCTCGCTCACCGCCCCGAGCGGCATCGACCGGGCCGCCCACCACCGGCTCGACGAGGCCTGGCTCGCGGCGGCGTGGAGCCACCCCACGACGCGCTGCTTCGTCGTCTCCGGCGGCCAGGTCCTCATCGACGAGACGCCGGAGGGCCGGACCGAGCTCGTCATGACCCCCTCGTTCGAGGCCCCCCTCACCGAGGCGCACCGCTACTTCCTGGGCGCCGACGACGACGGCGTCAGCTACTTCGCCCTCCAGAAGGACGCGCTGCCCGGCCGTATCGACCAGTCCGCCCGCCCGGCCGGCCTGCGCGAGGCCGGACTGCTGCTGTCGCCGCGCGACACCGGCCTGATGGTGCACGCGGTCGCCCTGGAGAACTGGCAGCGGCTGCACCGCTTCTGCTCCCGCTGTGGCGAGCGCACGGTCATCGCCGCGGCCGGCCACATCCGCCGCTGCCCCGCCTGCGGCGCCGAGCACTACCCGCGCACCGACCCGGCGGTGATCATGGCCGTCACGGACGACGAGGACCGCATCCTGCTGGGTCGCCAGGTCCACTGGCCCGAGGGCCGCTTCTCGACCCTCGCCGGCTTCGTCGAGCCCGGCGAGTCCATCGAGCAGTCCGTGCGCCGCGAGGTCTTCGAGGAGGCCGGCGTCACCGTCGGCCAGGTCGACTACATCGCCAGCCAGCCGTGGCCGTTCCCGTCCAGCCTCATGCTGGGCTTCATGGCCCGCGCCACCTCCACCGACATCAACGTCGACGGCGACGAGATCCACGAGGCCCGCTGGTTCTCCCGCGACGAGCTCGGCGCCGCCTTCGAGTCCGGCGAGGTGCTGCCCCCGTACGGCATCTCGATCGCGGCCCGGCTGATCGAGCTCTGGTACGGCAAGCCGCTGCCGACGCGCAGCTTCATCTGA
- a CDS encoding mycoredoxin, whose amino-acid sequence MLGTVTMYSTTWCGYCQRLKKQLEREGIAYTEINIEQDPESAAFVEKANGGNQTVPTVLFADGSTLTNPSLAQVKQKVGA is encoded by the coding sequence ATGCTGGGCACTGTGACGATGTACAGCACCACGTGGTGCGGCTACTGCCAGCGGCTGAAGAAGCAGCTGGAGCGCGAGGGCATCGCGTACACCGAGATCAACATCGAGCAGGACCCGGAGTCCGCGGCGTTCGTGGAGAAGGCGAATGGCGGAAACCAGACGGTGCCGACCGTGCTGTTCGCCGACGGTTCGACGCTGACGAACCCGTCGCTGGCGCAGGTGAAGCAGAAGGTCGGCGCGTAA
- a CDS encoding ATP-dependent DNA helicase UvrD2, translating into MTAATHSPLFPQVPDSADAVLEGLDPEQREVATALRGPVCVLAGAGTGKTRAITHRIAYGVRAGILHPSTVLAVTFTNRAAGEMRGRLRQLGAQGVQARTFHSAALRQLQYFWPKVIGGSMPRLVDRKIQLVADAAAACRIRLDRGELRDVTGEIEWSKVTQTVPADYALAAAKAGREAPRDPAEIAQLYAAYEDLKRDRAVIDFEDVLLLTVAVLQDRQDVAEQVRAQYQHFVVDEYQDVSPLQQRLLELWLGDRDDLCVVGDASQTIYSFTGATPDHLLDFRTRHPAATVVKLVRDYRSTPQVVHLANGLLSQARGRAADHRLELISQRDPGPEPGYAEYADEPAEAEGAARRIRELLAAGVPAAEIAILFRTNAQSETYEQALADVGVPYQLRGAERFFDRPEVRKAGVALRGAARFGGNDTLLEDTVDLPSQVRAVLSGEGWTPQPPAGSGAVRERWESLAALVNLAHDFVAARPAATLADLVAELDERANAQHAPTVQGVTLASLHSAKGLEWDVVFLVGVAEGMMPITYARTDEQIEEERRLLYVGVTRARERLHVSWALSRSPGGRPSRRPSRFLDGLRPGSGAAARGSVGAAGGIERGFAAAAVGTPAVPRRTQRTPARCRVCGRSLTDAGEMKLMRCEDCPSDMDEGLYARLRDWRAVQAQRNGQPAFCVFTDKTLMAIAETVPEEDGELARIPGVGVRKLNRYGADVLAICAGQDVGGEEAGD; encoded by the coding sequence GTGACAGCAGCAACGCACTCCCCCCTCTTCCCGCAGGTACCGGACTCGGCCGACGCGGTGCTCGAAGGGCTCGACCCCGAGCAGCGCGAGGTGGCCACCGCCCTGCGCGGCCCGGTGTGCGTGCTGGCAGGAGCCGGCACGGGCAAGACCCGGGCCATCACCCACCGCATCGCCTACGGCGTGCGCGCCGGGATACTGCACCCCTCCACCGTGCTCGCCGTCACCTTCACCAACCGCGCCGCCGGCGAGATGCGCGGCCGGCTGCGCCAGCTCGGAGCCCAGGGCGTCCAGGCCCGTACGTTCCACTCCGCGGCCCTGCGCCAGCTGCAGTACTTCTGGCCGAAAGTCATCGGTGGCTCCATGCCCCGGCTCGTCGACCGCAAGATCCAGCTCGTCGCCGACGCGGCCGCCGCCTGCCGCATCCGCCTCGACCGGGGCGAACTGCGGGACGTCACCGGGGAGATCGAGTGGTCCAAGGTCACCCAGACCGTCCCCGCCGACTACGCCCTGGCCGCCGCCAAGGCGGGCCGCGAAGCCCCCCGCGACCCCGCCGAGATCGCCCAGCTCTACGCCGCCTACGAGGACCTCAAGCGCGACCGCGCGGTCATCGACTTCGAGGACGTCCTGCTGCTGACCGTCGCCGTGCTGCAGGACCGGCAGGACGTCGCCGAGCAGGTCCGCGCCCAGTACCAGCACTTCGTGGTCGACGAGTACCAGGACGTCAGCCCCCTCCAGCAGCGTCTGCTGGAGCTGTGGCTCGGCGACCGGGACGACCTGTGCGTCGTCGGGGACGCCAGCCAGACGATCTACTCGTTCACCGGAGCCACCCCCGACCACCTCCTCGACTTCCGCACCCGCCACCCCGCCGCCACCGTCGTCAAACTGGTCCGCGACTACCGCTCCACCCCCCAGGTCGTCCACCTGGCCAACGGACTGCTCTCCCAGGCCCGCGGCCGCGCCGCCGACCACCGGCTGGAGCTGATCTCCCAGCGCGACCCGGGCCCCGAGCCCGGCTACGCCGAGTACGCCGACGAGCCCGCCGAGGCCGAGGGCGCGGCCCGCCGCATCCGCGAACTCCTCGCCGCCGGCGTCCCGGCCGCCGAGATCGCCATCCTGTTCCGCACCAACGCCCAGTCCGAGACCTACGAACAGGCCCTCGCCGACGTCGGCGTCCCCTACCAGCTGCGCGGCGCCGAGCGGTTCTTCGACCGCCCCGAGGTGCGCAAGGCGGGCGTCGCCCTGCGCGGGGCGGCCCGTTTCGGCGGCAACGACACCCTTCTCGAGGACACCGTCGACCTGCCCTCCCAGGTGCGTGCCGTCCTCTCGGGCGAAGGCTGGACTCCGCAGCCCCCGGCCGGCTCCGGGGCCGTCAGAGAGCGCTGGGAGTCCTTGGCCGCACTGGTCAACCTCGCCCATGACTTCGTCGCCGCCAGACCCGCCGCCACCCTCGCCGACCTGGTCGCCGAACTCGACGAACGGGCGAACGCACAGCACGCCCCGACCGTCCAGGGCGTCACCCTCGCCTCCCTGCACTCGGCCAAGGGCCTGGAGTGGGACGTCGTCTTCCTCGTCGGTGTCGCCGAGGGGATGATGCCGATCACCTACGCCAGGACCGACGAGCAGATCGAGGAGGAGCGCCGTCTCCTCTACGTCGGGGTCACCCGGGCCCGCGAGCGCCTGCACGTCTCCTGGGCGCTGTCCCGCTCGCCCGGCGGGCGCCCCAGCCGCCGCCCCAGCCGCTTCCTCGACGGCCTGCGCCCCGGTTCAGGCGCCGCCGCCCGCGGCTCCGTCGGCGCCGCGGGAGGCATCGAGCGCGGCTTCGCCGCAGCGGCGGTCGGCACCCCCGCCGTTCCGCGCAGGACCCAGCGCACCCCGGCCCGCTGCCGGGTCTGCGGGCGCTCCCTGACCGACGCCGGCGAGATGAAGCTGATGCGCTGCGAGGACTGCCCCTCCGACATGGACGAGGGCCTCTACGCACGGCTTCGGGACTGGCGCGCGGTCCAGGCGCAGCGCAACGGACAGCCCGCCTTCTGCGTCTTCACCGACAAGACGCTGATGGCGATCGCCGAGACCGTTCCCGAGGAAGACGGCGAGCTCGCGCGGATCCCGGGCGTCGGAGTGCGCAAGCTCAACCGCTACGGAGCCGATGTGCTGGCCATCTGCGCAGGCCAGGACGTGGGAGGGGAAGAAGCGGGTGACTGA